A genomic window from Cryobacterium sp. SO2 includes:
- a CDS encoding APC family permease yields the protein MAQSSASDATPAALSSTGGLSAKGLSAGSVGLLGATVIGISCIAPAYTLTASLGPTVAAVGTQMPGIFMVGFIPMLLVALGYRELNNAMPDAGTSFTWATRAFGPWLGWMGGWGLIVATVVVLSNLAGVAVDFFYLMLAQLFGNPGLADLAANVWINILTCLVFMVGACYISYRGMETTKMVQYVLVAFQLLVLVWFSVAALLHFSNGTAFDALGFSIDWFNPFLTPSFSAFAAGVSLSIFIYWGWDVTLTMNEETKDPERTPGRAATLTVGIIFVLYILVSVAALMFSGVGTGELGLGNEDIQGNVFAALAGPVMGPFAILMSLAVLSSSAASLQSTFVGPARTMLSMGHYRAFPKRFAAISPRFKSPGFATVIAGVVAWVFYAVMRVLSTDVLTDTILTLGIMICFYYGVTAFACVWFFRREVFSSTRAFLLKLLAPLVGGLILAVIFATTLIDSTNPDYGSGSEIGGVGLVFILAMVLFLTGIVLMIIMRRVDPAFFTGKTLTKGTSRDTL from the coding sequence ATGGCACAGTCATCCGCTTCCGACGCCACGCCCGCCGCACTCTCCAGCACCGGCGGCCTCTCCGCCAAAGGACTGAGCGCCGGATCCGTCGGCCTGCTCGGGGCCACCGTCATCGGCATCTCCTGCATCGCCCCGGCGTACACGCTCACGGCGTCGCTCGGTCCCACCGTCGCGGCGGTCGGCACCCAGATGCCCGGCATCTTCATGGTGGGCTTCATCCCCATGCTGCTGGTGGCGCTCGGCTACCGCGAACTCAACAACGCCATGCCGGATGCCGGCACATCCTTCACCTGGGCCACCCGCGCGTTCGGGCCGTGGCTGGGGTGGATGGGCGGCTGGGGACTGATCGTGGCCACCGTTGTGGTGCTGTCGAATCTGGCCGGTGTGGCGGTGGACTTCTTCTACCTCATGCTCGCGCAGCTGTTCGGCAACCCCGGCCTCGCGGACCTGGCCGCGAACGTGTGGATCAACATCCTCACCTGTCTGGTCTTCATGGTCGGCGCCTGTTACATCTCCTATCGGGGCATGGAGACCACCAAGATGGTGCAATACGTGCTGGTGGCCTTCCAATTGCTCGTGCTGGTCTGGTTCAGCGTCGCGGCGCTGCTGCACTTCAGCAATGGCACCGCGTTCGACGCCCTCGGCTTCAGCATCGACTGGTTCAACCCGTTCCTCACACCGTCGTTCTCGGCATTCGCGGCCGGGGTGTCGCTGTCGATCTTCATCTACTGGGGCTGGGACGTCACCCTCACCATGAACGAGGAGACCAAGGATCCGGAGCGCACCCCCGGCCGGGCGGCGACCCTCACCGTTGGCATCATCTTCGTGCTGTACATCCTGGTCTCGGTCGCGGCGCTGATGTTCTCCGGCGTCGGCACCGGCGAGTTGGGCCTGGGCAACGAAGACATCCAGGGCAACGTCTTCGCCGCGCTGGCCGGGCCGGTGATGGGACCGTTCGCGATCCTGATGTCCCTGGCCGTGCTGTCGAGCTCCGCCGCGTCGCTGCAGTCCACCTTCGTGGGCCCGGCGCGCACGATGCTCTCGATGGGCCACTACCGGGCTTTCCCCAAGCGGTTCGCCGCGATCAGCCCGCGGTTCAAGTCGCCGGGCTTCGCCACGGTGATCGCCGGCGTGGTGGCCTGGGTCTTCTACGCGGTGATGCGGGTGCTGAGCACGGACGTGCTCACCGACACCATCCTCACCCTGGGCATCATGATCTGCTTCTACTACGGCGTCACGGCGTTCGCCTGCGTCTGGTTCTTCCGCCGCGAGGTGTTCTCCAGCACCAGGGCCTTCCTGCTCAAGCTGCTCGCGCCGCTGGTCGGCGGGCTCATCCTCGCGGTGATCTTCGCCACCACCCTCATCGACAGCACCAACCCTGACTACGGCAGCGGCTCCGAGATCGGCGGGGTCGGCCTGGTGTTCATTCTCGCGATGGTGCTCTTCCTCACCGGCATCGTGCTGATGATCATCATGCGTAGGGTCGACCCGGCTTTCTTCACGGGGAAGACGCTCACCAAGGGCACCTCGCGCGACACCCTCTGA
- a CDS encoding gamma-aminobutyraldehyde dehydrogenase, protein MRSPVSTPILSNFINGRFVTPAGSGMLDIVDPTTGTIVARSPISTADDVDVAMRAAKAAFPGWSRRTPGERQRALLLLADAVEANSDALVEAQHRNTGQPRATIAADEVAAGADQLRFFAGAARLLEGKSAGEYLEGMTSWVRREPIGVVGQVTPWNFPFLMAIWKIGPALAVGNTLVLKPSDTTPESTLELARISQGILPDGVMNIVLGDATTGAFIVEHPVPGLVSITGSVRAGMAVASGAAHTLKRAHLELGGKAPAVVFADVDVAKVASAIADFSFYNAGQDCTAITRVLVHESIHDEFVGAFSAEAELRTTGSADDADNYFGPLNNVRHFTEVVEKVQGLPAHAVISTGGHQVGDAGFFFEPTVVTQVRQTDAIVQDETFGPVITVQSFGTEAEAIEMANDVRYALASSVWTRDHARALRVSRDLDFGAVWINTHILLTAEMPHGGFKYSGYGKDLSMYGVEDYTRIKHVMSSLE, encoded by the coding sequence ATGAGGAGCCCCGTGAGCACCCCGATTCTGTCCAATTTCATCAATGGCCGATTTGTGACGCCGGCGGGCTCCGGGATGCTGGACATCGTCGATCCGACGACCGGAACCATCGTGGCGCGCTCCCCGATCTCCACGGCGGACGACGTGGATGTCGCCATGCGCGCCGCCAAGGCCGCCTTCCCCGGCTGGAGCAGGCGCACCCCGGGGGAACGGCAGCGGGCCCTGCTGCTGCTCGCCGACGCCGTCGAGGCGAACAGCGACGCTCTTGTGGAGGCCCAGCACCGCAACACCGGTCAGCCGCGCGCCACCATCGCCGCGGACGAGGTGGCGGCGGGCGCCGACCAGCTGCGATTCTTCGCCGGCGCCGCCCGGCTGCTCGAGGGCAAATCGGCCGGCGAGTACCTCGAAGGCATGACCTCCTGGGTGCGCCGGGAACCGATCGGGGTGGTCGGCCAGGTCACCCCGTGGAACTTCCCGTTCCTCATGGCGATCTGGAAAATCGGCCCTGCCCTGGCCGTGGGCAACACCCTCGTGCTCAAGCCCAGCGACACCACACCGGAGTCCACCCTCGAACTCGCCCGGATCAGCCAGGGCATCCTGCCCGACGGCGTGATGAACATAGTGCTCGGTGACGCGACGACAGGGGCGTTCATCGTGGAGCACCCGGTGCCCGGCCTGGTCTCGATCACCGGCAGCGTGCGCGCGGGCATGGCCGTCGCATCCGGGGCGGCGCACACCCTCAAACGCGCCCACCTGGAGCTCGGCGGCAAGGCGCCCGCGGTGGTCTTCGCCGACGTCGACGTGGCCAAGGTCGCCTCCGCGATCGCTGACTTCTCCTTTTATAACGCCGGCCAGGACTGCACGGCCATCACCCGGGTGCTCGTGCACGAGTCGATCCACGACGAATTCGTGGGCGCCTTCTCGGCCGAGGCCGAGCTGCGCACCACCGGATCGGCCGACGACGCCGACAACTACTTCGGCCCGCTCAACAACGTCAGGCACTTCACCGAGGTGGTCGAGAAGGTGCAGGGCCTGCCCGCGCACGCCGTGATCAGCACCGGCGGCCATCAGGTGGGCGACGCCGGCTTCTTCTTCGAACCCACAGTGGTCACCCAGGTGCGTCAAACGGATGCGATCGTGCAAGACGAGACCTTCGGCCCGGTGATCACAGTGCAGAGCTTCGGCACCGAGGCGGAGGCCATCGAGATGGCCAACGACGTGCGCTACGCCCTCGCCTCGAGCGTGTGGACCCGCGACCACGCCCGGGCGCTGAGGGTGTCCCGCGACCTCGACTTCGGCGCCGTGTGGATCAACACCCATATCCTGCTCACCGCCGAGATGCCGCACGGCGGCTTCAAGTACTCCGGCTACGGCAAAGACCTCTCCATGTACGGCGTCGAGGATTACACCCGCATCAAGCACGTGATGAGCTCGCTCGAATAG
- a CDS encoding ATP-binding cassette domain-containing protein: MISLEQLTKVYGHGDAHTVVLDRLDFSVDAGEIFAVVGPSGAGKSTLAQCVNLLERPTSGSVLVNGENLSQLSEKALRVARRRIGTIFQSDGLYSRRTAAQNVALPLEYLGVTAAETRSRVAELLGRVGLSDKAGHYPHQLSGGQRQRVGIARALALRPTVLLSDEATSGLDPDSTRSIVALLKELRDDLGLSILFITHEMDTVLQVADSVARLDHGRIVESGRIVELLRDPASELGRALRPARSHESAAADATEWFVSYTSAGVPADWLTRLADQLGTTVSLLGASIETVDGATVGHASIGVTGADREHLITVARSLGLDARPEPAEPASAEILEQAA; this comes from the coding sequence ATGATCAGCCTCGAACAGCTGACCAAGGTCTACGGCCACGGTGACGCGCACACCGTGGTGCTCGACCGTCTCGATTTCAGCGTCGACGCCGGCGAGATCTTCGCCGTCGTCGGCCCGAGCGGCGCGGGCAAGAGCACGCTGGCGCAGTGTGTCAACCTGCTCGAACGCCCCACCAGCGGGTCGGTGCTCGTGAACGGGGAGAACCTCTCCCAGCTCAGCGAGAAGGCGTTGCGGGTGGCGCGCCGGCGCATCGGCACTATCTTCCAGTCGGATGGCCTGTACTCCCGTCGCACCGCCGCCCAGAACGTGGCGCTGCCGTTGGAGTACCTCGGCGTGACGGCTGCGGAGACCCGCTCCCGGGTGGCGGAACTGCTGGGCCGCGTGGGCCTGTCCGACAAGGCCGGGCACTACCCGCACCAGCTCTCCGGCGGCCAACGCCAGCGGGTGGGTATCGCCCGTGCGCTGGCCCTCCGCCCGACTGTGCTGCTCAGCGACGAGGCCACCTCCGGCCTCGACCCAGACTCCACCCGCTCGATCGTGGCTCTGCTCAAGGAGCTCCGCGACGACCTGGGCCTCTCGATCCTCTTCATCACCCACGAAATGGACACGGTGCTGCAGGTCGCCGACTCCGTGGCACGCCTCGACCACGGGCGCATCGTGGAGAGCGGCCGCATCGTTGAGCTGCTCCGCGACCCGGCCTCCGAGCTCGGCCGGGCCCTGCGCCCGGCGCGCTCGCACGAGAGCGCCGCAGCCGACGCGACCGAATGGTTCGTCAGCTACACCTCCGCCGGCGTGCCCGCCGACTGGCTCACCCGTCTCGCCGACCAGCTCGGCACCACGGTGTCACTGCTCGGCGCGTCGATCGAGACCGTCGACGGCGCCACGGTGGGACACGCCAGCATCGGCGTCACCGGCGCCGACCGGGAGCACCTCATCACCGTGGCACGCAGCCTCGGTCTCGACGCCCGCCCCGAGCCGGCCGAGCCGGCCTCGGCCGAGATCCTGGAGCAGGCCGCATGA
- a CDS encoding glycosyltransferase 87 family protein, giving the protein MSYFVELVDDRLTTLLTPARRAWLRRPRTLLFGFLGLHVLFLFALLPTILTGRVLGDLPLYRVWAEQALVNGVWQGVDVQWVYPIGAIVPVVLADAAGPLLYQLLWFIMTMALNAAAIGILTDWGRNRAGYKAAWFWLAFSLLLSPVGLLRLEGLSAPLVIMGLVLLARRPVVAAALLTVATWIKVWPAAVVLAILAAGRRRVSVVVTGAVITAAIAATVWAAGGLRFLTGFITMQSDRALQLEAPVTTPWVWLAAMGQHGTTIYQNHAIATREVSGPGAGVAAAAMTPLMFLTVAAIFVLMLLALRRSRDTAQLVLVGALALVTTFVVLNKVGSPQYMLWIAPVVAVGIAHDWARWRVPAYLTLVIGGLTTLIFPIFYLPLVHGDAGAVLLLTLRNGLLVVLLGWSVAALWSTARLRAPASVLLSRRANSGLPAR; this is encoded by the coding sequence ATGTCCTACTTCGTCGAGCTGGTCGATGATCGCCTGACCACCCTCCTCACCCCGGCCAGGCGGGCCTGGCTGCGACGGCCCCGCACCCTGCTGTTCGGCTTCCTCGGACTGCACGTGCTCTTCCTGTTCGCCCTGCTGCCCACCATCCTCACCGGCCGGGTCCTCGGCGACCTGCCGCTCTATCGGGTCTGGGCAGAGCAGGCGCTCGTGAACGGCGTGTGGCAGGGCGTCGATGTGCAGTGGGTCTATCCCATCGGCGCGATCGTGCCCGTCGTCTTGGCGGATGCGGCCGGCCCCCTGCTCTACCAACTGCTCTGGTTCATCATGACCATGGCGCTGAACGCCGCGGCCATCGGCATCCTCACGGACTGGGGCAGAAACCGGGCCGGCTACAAGGCCGCCTGGTTCTGGCTGGCCTTCAGCCTGCTCCTCAGCCCCGTCGGGCTGTTGCGGCTCGAGGGACTCAGTGCCCCGCTCGTGATCATGGGCCTGGTGCTGCTGGCCCGGCGGCCGGTGGTCGCCGCCGCGCTGCTCACCGTCGCCACCTGGATCAAGGTGTGGCCGGCCGCAGTGGTGCTCGCGATCCTGGCCGCCGGGCGTCGCCGGGTGAGCGTCGTCGTCACCGGTGCCGTCATCACGGCGGCAATCGCGGCCACGGTGTGGGCGGCGGGCGGCCTGCGCTTCCTCACCGGCTTCATCACCATGCAGTCCGACCGCGCGCTGCAGCTCGAAGCCCCCGTGACGACCCCGTGGGTGTGGCTGGCGGCCATGGGACAACACGGCACCACGATCTACCAGAACCACGCGATCGCCACCCGCGAGGTGAGCGGGCCGGGTGCCGGCGTCGCTGCCGCCGCCATGACGCCGCTGATGTTCCTCACCGTCGCCGCCATCTTCGTGCTCATGTTGCTCGCCCTCCGCCGCAGCCGTGACACGGCCCAGCTCGTGCTGGTGGGCGCCCTCGCACTCGTGACGACGTTCGTGGTGCTCAACAAGGTGGGCTCGCCGCAGTACATGCTTTGGATCGCCCCCGTCGTGGCCGTCGGCATCGCCCACGACTGGGCCCGCTGGCGAGTGCCGGCCTACCTCACGCTCGTGATCGGCGGCCTCACCACCCTGATCTTCCCCATCTTCTACCTGCCTCTCGTGCACGGCGACGCCGGCGCCGTGCTGCTCCTCACCCTGCGCAACGGGCTCCTCGTGGTGCTGCTCGGCTGGTCGGTGGCCGCCCTGTGGAGCACGGCCAGGCTGCGCGCGCCGGCATCCGTGCTGCTCAGCCGCCGCGCGAACAGCGGCCTGCCGGCCCGGTGA
- a CDS encoding universal stress protein has translation MTRVANYVVAYEATTQGREALELGIALARATAAELRICLVLQRVTAAPAKIHAASSDFEVLLADQAKAWLAEAAGWVPADVTATTHLLWADSTSEGLIQAAADLDSDRIVVGAARGGLFNRFSIGSVANALLHASPVPVALAPHGYRAPAQLTRITCAIGTRPGWEALLDSLVAFTEDLGVELRFVTLVEVDATREKQSPAAAGSTAHLDAVLAYYERHSHSHGLITTEVGTGKNVEEAVEALDWRADELAFVGSSRLAAPRTIFLGITAHRMLHALPVPLVVVPTSPRS, from the coding sequence GTGACCCGAGTAGCGAACTACGTGGTGGCTTACGAGGCCACCACCCAGGGCCGCGAGGCCCTCGAGTTGGGCATCGCGCTGGCCAGGGCCACTGCGGCCGAACTGCGGATCTGCCTCGTGCTGCAGCGGGTCACCGCCGCGCCCGCGAAGATCCACGCCGCGAGCAGCGACTTCGAGGTGCTCCTGGCCGATCAGGCGAAGGCATGGCTCGCCGAGGCGGCCGGCTGGGTGCCGGCCGATGTCACGGCAACGACCCATCTGCTCTGGGCGGACTCCACCTCGGAGGGACTCATCCAGGCGGCCGCCGACCTGGACTCCGACCGGATCGTGGTGGGCGCCGCCCGCGGGGGCCTGTTCAACAGGTTCTCCATCGGCAGCGTTGCCAACGCCCTGCTGCACGCCTCCCCCGTGCCCGTCGCCCTCGCGCCGCACGGGTATCGTGCTCCGGCCCAGCTCACCCGCATCACCTGCGCCATCGGCACCCGGCCGGGCTGGGAGGCCCTGCTCGACTCGCTCGTGGCGTTCACAGAGGACCTGGGCGTCGAACTGCGGTTCGTGACCCTCGTTGAGGTCGACGCCACCCGTGAGAAGCAGTCACCGGCCGCGGCCGGCAGCACCGCCCACCTCGACGCCGTGCTCGCCTACTACGAGCGCCATTCGCACAGCCACGGCCTCATCACCACCGAGGTCGGCACCGGCAAGAACGTGGAGGAGGCCGTCGAAGCCCTCGACTGGCGGGCCGACGAGCTCGCCTTCGTCGGGTCCAGCCGGTTGGCCGCACCGCGCACGATCTTCCTCGGCATCACCGCCCACCGGATGCTGCACGCGCTGCCGGTTCCCCTCGTGGTCGTTCCGACCTCGCCCCGCAGCTGA
- a CDS encoding primary-amine oxidase, which yields MTFHPLDPLTGAEFTQASAVLAREHDVGAGWRFASIELVEPAKAAIAEFEATGLAPERRARLVVLHRTENRTWVAVVSLDTDSLLSWEQAVGVQANFTVDEWEEADAALRAHPEVVAALAKRGITDLEHVFIDTWTYGDAVIPDVYRGLRLGWADVWVRGGAGANPYAGPVSGLHFVIDVNTMNLLEIEDTFTVDPPTVMGEYVPHLIPERIRTASTRPKLLPLDIVQPEGPSFSVDGNLVQWQNWSLRVGFNYREGMTLHRVTYTDAGRERPIANRLSFAEMVVPYRDPSVDHFRRTAFDIGEWGLGFMTTSLELGCDCLGEIRYIDAVLHNSAGEPYSIPNAFCIHEEDNAVLWKHVDHDGGAEVRRMRRLVVSFHVTVANYEYLVYWRFYQDGNIECEVRATGIMVVTHLAPGQPHPNGTLVDERTYAPFHQHFIVARMDLDIDGQANTVFRSETRIEPIDEANPLGLALTQQNTPIETEGFDDFDWNTQRAWKVVNEQTVNGLGTPVSYKLVPGGAIPSFFHPTAPALQRAQVIGHTVWVTPNDEDQRWPCGEFVNQSGVDHGLPEWIQAGRAVRNTDVVLWYTFGIHHITRPEEWPVMPADIVSFWLKPVGFFDRNPSLDVAPSPAHCAPGMDHSDHNHGDHEQPIPVADHQHEHGSPDASGTEPRRTA from the coding sequence ATGACCTTCCATCCCCTCGACCCGCTCACCGGTGCGGAGTTCACCCAGGCGTCGGCCGTGCTCGCCCGCGAACACGACGTCGGCGCAGGGTGGCGGTTCGCCTCCATCGAGCTGGTCGAGCCGGCCAAGGCCGCGATCGCCGAGTTCGAGGCGACGGGTCTCGCGCCCGAGCGCCGCGCCCGCCTGGTGGTGCTGCACCGCACCGAGAACCGCACCTGGGTGGCAGTGGTCTCCCTCGACACCGACAGCCTGCTCAGCTGGGAGCAGGCCGTCGGCGTGCAGGCCAACTTCACCGTGGACGAGTGGGAAGAGGCCGACGCGGCGCTGCGCGCGCATCCGGAGGTCGTGGCCGCGCTGGCCAAGCGCGGAATCACCGACCTGGAGCACGTCTTCATCGACACCTGGACCTACGGCGACGCCGTCATCCCCGACGTCTACCGGGGCCTGCGCCTGGGCTGGGCGGATGTCTGGGTGCGCGGCGGCGCCGGCGCAAATCCCTACGCCGGTCCGGTGAGCGGCCTGCACTTCGTGATCGACGTGAACACCATGAACCTCCTCGAGATCGAGGACACCTTCACGGTCGACCCGCCGACCGTGATGGGCGAGTACGTGCCGCACCTGATTCCCGAACGCATCCGCACGGCCAGCACCCGGCCGAAGCTGTTGCCGTTGGACATCGTGCAGCCGGAGGGACCGAGCTTCAGCGTGGACGGCAACCTCGTGCAGTGGCAGAACTGGTCGCTGCGGGTGGGCTTCAACTACCGCGAGGGCATGACGCTGCACCGGGTGACCTACACGGACGCCGGCCGCGAGCGCCCGATCGCCAACAGGCTGTCGTTCGCCGAGATGGTGGTGCCGTACCGCGACCCGAGCGTCGACCACTTCCGGCGCACGGCGTTCGATATCGGCGAGTGGGGCCTGGGGTTCATGACCACTTCGCTGGAGCTGGGCTGCGACTGCCTGGGCGAGATCCGGTACATCGACGCCGTGCTGCACAACAGCGCCGGCGAGCCGTATTCGATCCCCAACGCGTTCTGCATCCACGAGGAGGACAACGCCGTGCTCTGGAAGCACGTGGACCATGACGGCGGCGCGGAGGTGCGCCGGATGCGCCGGCTCGTGGTGTCCTTCCACGTGACCGTGGCCAACTACGAGTACCTCGTCTACTGGCGCTTCTACCAGGACGGCAACATCGAGTGCGAGGTGCGCGCCACCGGCATCATGGTGGTCACCCACCTCGCGCCGGGCCAGCCGCACCCCAACGGCACCCTCGTCGACGAACGCACCTACGCCCCGTTCCACCAGCACTTCATCGTCGCCAGGATGGACCTCGACATCGACGGCCAGGCCAACACGGTGTTCCGCAGCGAGACCCGGATCGAACCGATCGACGAGGCCAACCCGCTCGGACTGGCGCTCACGCAGCAGAACACCCCGATCGAGACCGAGGGCTTCGACGACTTCGACTGGAACACCCAGCGGGCCTGGAAGGTCGTGAACGAGCAGACCGTGAACGGGCTGGGCACCCCGGTGTCGTACAAGCTCGTGCCCGGCGGTGCGATCCCGTCCTTCTTCCATCCCACCGCGCCAGCCCTGCAGCGCGCCCAGGTGATCGGCCACACGGTGTGGGTCACCCCCAACGACGAAGACCAGCGCTGGCCGTGCGGCGAATTCGTGAACCAGAGCGGCGTCGACCACGGCCTGCCCGAGTGGATCCAGGCCGGCCGTGCCGTGCGCAATACCGATGTGGTGCTCTGGTACACCTTCGGCATCCACCACATCACCCGGCCGGAGGAATGGCCGGTCATGCCGGCCGACATCGTCTCGTTCTGGCTGAAGCCGGTGGGCTTCTTCGACCGCAACCCGTCACTCGACGTTGCGCCGAGCCCCGCGCATTGCGCTCCCGGCATGGACCACAGTGACCACAACCACGGTGACCACGAGCAGCCGATTCCGGTGGCCGACCACCAGCACGAGCACGGCAGTCCGGATGCCTCCGGCACGGAACCAAGGAGAACAGCGTGA
- a CDS encoding methionine ABC transporter permease, which produces MSLHLNNNVPIADIPALVFPALLDTLIMVGIVMLIVVLVGIPLGALVHNLAPGGLFENPALHTTLSWIVSIGRSLPFLILMAAIVPFTRFITGTNIGIAAAVVPMAIAGIAFFTRIVENSLRGVPPTLVRVAKASGASPLQIIRTAQLSEALPSIIGGLTINTIAMIEYSAIAGTIGAGGIGYVAVTYGYQRFDNTVMLATIVILVATVASVQLLGDRLVRLTTPHIRTQSRAVRAPRAARREASLV; this is translated from the coding sequence ATGAGCCTCCACCTGAACAACAATGTGCCCATCGCTGACATCCCGGCGCTGGTCTTCCCCGCGCTGCTGGACACCCTCATCATGGTGGGCATCGTCATGCTCATCGTCGTGCTCGTCGGCATCCCGCTCGGCGCCCTCGTGCACAACCTCGCGCCGGGCGGCCTGTTCGAGAATCCCGCCCTGCACACCACGCTCAGCTGGATCGTGAGCATCGGCCGGTCGCTGCCGTTCCTCATCCTGATGGCGGCGATCGTGCCGTTCACCCGGTTCATCACCGGCACCAATATCGGCATCGCCGCGGCCGTCGTGCCCATGGCTATCGCCGGCATCGCCTTCTTCACCCGCATCGTGGAGAACTCGCTGCGCGGGGTGCCGCCCACCCTGGTGCGGGTCGCGAAGGCCTCGGGAGCGTCACCGCTGCAGATCATCCGCACCGCCCAGCTCAGCGAGGCCCTGCCGTCGATCATCGGCGGCCTGACGATCAACACCATCGCCATGATCGAGTACTCCGCCATCGCCGGCACCATCGGGGCAGGCGGCATCGGCTACGTCGCGGTCACCTACGGTTACCAGCGCTTCGACAACACCGTGATGCTCGCCACCATCGTGATTCTCGTGGCCACCGTGGCGTCGGTGCAGCTACTCGGCGACCGGCTCGTGCGTCTCACCACCCCGCATATCCGCACCCAGTCCCGCGCTGTTCGTGCGCCCCGTGCCGCCCGCCGCGAAGCGAGCCTGGTATGA
- a CDS encoding LLM class flavin-dependent oxidoreductase, whose translation MPRQIRFNAFDMNCVAHQSSGLWRHPDDRSQSYTDLAYWTELAKLLEKGRFDGIFLADVLGTYDVYGGTNEAAIRNGAQIPVADPLLVIPAMAYVTEHLGFGVTAGTAYEHPYPFARRMSTLDHLTKGRVGWNVVTGYLPSAARNMGQDDQLEHDDRYDYADEYLEVLYKLWEGSWEDDAVVRDTETGVFTDPSKVHSIGHSGKHFQVPGIHLSEPSPQRSPVIYQAGASSRGIAFAAGNAEAIFVAASTKHVLKDTVTKLRDALESAGRDRYSAKIYTLLTIITDETSEKAQAKYLDYLSYASEEGALVFMSGWMGVDLSGYALDEPIGNVKSNAIQSTVANFQAANHDGSEWTVGDIARAGAIGGLGPFIVGSGSEIADQLEEWAEETDVDGFNLAYAITPGTFEDVVTWVVPELQKRGVYPTEYTEGTLRQKLHGRGDRLPDEHRGANYRVGLPVV comes from the coding sequence ATGCCCAGACAGATTCGCTTCAATGCCTTCGACATGAACTGCGTCGCCCACCAGTCCTCCGGCCTGTGGCGCCACCCGGATGACCGGTCGCAGAGCTACACCGACCTCGCCTACTGGACCGAGCTGGCCAAGCTCCTCGAGAAGGGCCGCTTCGACGGCATCTTCCTCGCCGACGTGCTGGGCACCTACGACGTCTACGGCGGCACCAACGAGGCTGCCATCCGCAACGGCGCGCAGATTCCCGTCGCGGACCCGCTGCTGGTCATTCCCGCAATGGCATATGTCACGGAGCACCTCGGGTTCGGCGTCACCGCCGGCACCGCATACGAGCACCCGTACCCCTTCGCCCGCCGCATGTCCACGCTCGACCACCTCACCAAGGGCCGCGTCGGCTGGAACGTCGTCACCGGCTACCTGCCCTCCGCCGCACGGAACATGGGCCAGGACGACCAGCTCGAGCACGACGACCGCTACGACTATGCCGACGAGTACCTCGAGGTGCTCTACAAGCTGTGGGAGGGCTCCTGGGAAGACGACGCCGTCGTGCGCGACACCGAGACCGGCGTCTTCACCGATCCGAGCAAGGTGCACTCCATCGGTCACTCCGGCAAGCACTTCCAGGTGCCGGGCATCCACCTCTCCGAGCCGTCGCCGCAGCGCTCGCCCGTGATCTACCAGGCCGGCGCATCCAGCCGGGGCATCGCGTTCGCCGCCGGCAACGCCGAGGCGATCTTCGTGGCCGCGTCGACCAAGCACGTGCTCAAGGACACCGTCACCAAGCTGCGCGACGCCCTCGAGTCCGCGGGCCGCGACCGGTACTCCGCCAAGATCTACACGCTGCTCACCATCATCACCGACGAGACCAGCGAGAAGGCCCAGGCCAAGTACCTCGACTACCTCAGCTACGCCAGCGAAGAGGGCGCCCTCGTCTTCATGTCCGGCTGGATGGGCGTCGACCTGTCCGGCTACGCGCTCGACGAGCCGATCGGCAACGTCAAGAGCAACGCCATCCAGTCCACCGTCGCCAACTTCCAGGCCGCGAACCACGACGGCTCCGAGTGGACCGTCGGCGACATCGCCCGCGCCGGCGCCATCGGCGGCCTCGGCCCGTTCATCGTCGGCTCCGGCAGCGAGATCGCCGACCAGCTCGAGGAGTGGGCCGAAGAGACCGATGTGGACGGCTTCAACCTCGCCTACGCCATCACGCCGGGCACCTTCGAAGACGTGGTCACCTGGGTGGTGCCCGAGCTGCAGAAGCGCGGCGTGTACCCCACCGAGTACACCGAGGGCACGCTGCGCCAGAAGCTGCACGGCCGTGGCGACCGCCTGCCCGACGAGCACCGTGGCGCGAACTATCGCGTCGGTCTTCCCGTCGTCTGA